The Silene latifolia isolate original U9 population chromosome Y, ASM4854445v1, whole genome shotgun sequence sequence CGAGTCTATGAAAACGATAACTAAGGTCCAACGGTCAatgttctcgctagctcacacgtcttccccataatctgcatcacaaacctgtcattcatgtaaacatgaacgccacagtcagtggggagtaactcagggttctcccagccacaatatgtcaaaatacacataggcaagaacttaattaaacatattgatcatacatcatacttgaataataatgaacaagggaatataacgataatcataacgagataggcatattgcattcttagtgagataggcatggtacattatattaaacatgcattcaagggaacaaaacatggatgtgagattaggcatcgaatcatatgaagaggGTAAATatcggatcaattaaatagaaaatacatggatggaaaccaatagccattactttgaaaacctcttaacaaccatagcacgggacgtggctactaatgtcacattcatacttatggcttgcatctcaccatagaacggatgggaacatcaatcccggcgatcatatcgcaactaggggcttgcatctcaccactagtgtccgataggaccaagactctcacaaacaataatagaaaacgtgcactctcgtatataagaacacgccaatgaccgtaacaagcaagacatttacaaaggattgactcaaaacaagacaaacccctagactccaaccttctggtaggacgacgatcataatacggtcctagtttAAATCTGGCTAGACTCTCGGGacggacgtcacccgattcgacatgcggtgacctatacgcatccaagactcgatacaTGGAACACAGTCCGCTACCAatggtcgagtaaccccaaatcagaacaatggtacctagccgtaccccaaggtccgaagaggcggaaggaagatagcccaactcggaaacaatggcacctaatcgtgacccaaggtccgagggcaaaataaataaggaatgtcaagtagtcacacaatgtaaaacgtcacactcgggtcacaaaaAGAATAAGAACGATCATGTGAgtataaacacgatagaatgtcATATGACACGGGGTCACTAATACAAGTAAAAATGATTAtataaacataacgtaaacaattcatgtgaagcatgcataagtacgagagtataacaaatattaagtactcccatgataaaagagtctcaacacaCTATACACAAGTGttagaaccaaggttaagatgcatacccaacaagaaactcaaaacccaatctataacaacaagtttagtactcgactacaataagggtcaacttcaaacgatcataacttgagttctaaaTATCTAAATAAGTTGAAACtaattggagatgatagcttatcctcttacggttctaacggtaggtcataagcctcaaacaaacaagtaacgaagaagttatggccattttacgaaaactggtcaggctTAAACCGCAGCCTGCGATAGtggccggagcctgcggtggGTGCCTGAGCCTGCGGTTTTCCCCTGCCACCGGACTGTTTGCACGACAATTTCCTGCACTTTCCCAAAGTCGATTTCTACAAATTTTTCATCCCAAATTCCTCTTAAATATACATGTTACAACAATAATACCTAATAGAAACCACAAGAATGTAATTATCACACATCTTGATGGATTCAAGCGCAAGATTTTGACCCAAaatcaaacaattaattcatccaaACATCACAACTTTACCCAATTGAAAATCAATGTAACAACATGCTTAAAACTCTTCAACCAACCATGAGATGGTTTCTCatacaaactcattcaacaacaaacatgtgaaacaagaaaagattcaaactttaacatacatatgaacaaactacaacatataaacacacaaatttgacataatgtcgagtaacccatcactgTTACCTTTTTGAACTTAATTCCACAATATACtcatctacctttcaagaatccacttccgggtcaactaaaccttctcctaaacataagaaaacacaaattaagactagaatcgaaattagaaaaagggtaccGTGTGTAATATGGGTCTACAGCCCTAAATAAGGAGGAAAGtcggttcttttcttacctagaaagatggagggcgatgagaggaagtgatagacgcgaaaatcacttgattcggataagaattgagcaagttatggtgttttgaagatttgtaagaggaaagtgtaaaaatggtgtttgttgttgaGGATGAATGCTGAAAAATTGCAGAGGGAGGTGTATTTAGGGTTTCCCTCATTATTTTtatgaggaggaaggagtagtaggtgagtccattggtcatactaggcccaacaagcaaaattgagtcgatatacactagaatttacgtctcgagcccactacaactccagatggaaaatattatttattattttcattattatccgaccaaaatatttattttgtttaacttaagctttaaaaatgtaatatttataaaaatcatgtttaataacgaaattaattaaattaaataatttaaaatataaatgagacaatagaacggttaattaaattataattgccaaaatggaaaattcgcgggtgttacatctgGTGCTGTTAAAACCCCTGAGGAGGTTCAACATAAGCTAAAGGTGACATGGAATAAAAATGGAACTTATCAACAAGTCAACACCCCTGCCCCAGCTAATACTCCTGCCAAACCTCTTGCTATTAGTAGGAGGGACATCATAGTTGCTTGGAAATCTTCGTCTAACTTTAGGGAGTATACTTTTATTGATGCTTTGAACAATGCTACCCCTAAAGTTGGTATAGGTACAAATGGTAGTGCATTACTCCCCTTGGGAGTAATGCATAGCTTTGGTTTTTGGAATATTAGGGGGCTAAACAACTTATCTAAGCAAGAACATATCAAGTGGTTCTTACATTCTCAACAGGTAAGTTtgtttggtctccttgagacaaaggtaaaGCCTTTGTCTCTAAATGCTATAAGAAATAATATGTGTGATGGATGGTATATTTCTACCAATACTTCTTGCCATCCTGGAGGGAGAATCTGGGTGCTCTGGAAACCAAACTTTTATCATGTTAATTTCCTTTAATATAGTGCTCAAGCAATACATATGAAGATTACTGAGATAAACACTGCTTTCCAATTTCATTGCACTATGGTTTATGCTTTCAATGATACTATTGCTAGGAAGGATTTATGGTCTGATGTATCTACTTATTCTGCTAATATTACTGGTCCTTGGTTATTATGTGGAGATTGTAATTGTGTGCTTACCCCTACTGAAATACTTGGGGGTCAAACTACTATTGAGGAAATGGAAGACTTTCAAGCTTGTGTTGATCACTGTGCCCTACTAGATAGTCCTGCTACTGGTTCCTTTTACACCTGGAACAAAAAGCAGGATCCATCTACTAGGGTTTATTCACGTCTGGATAGAGTGTTGGTAAATCAGGAGTGGCTACAGGCCAGACCTGATGCATATGCTAATTTTTTTAATGAAGGATATTTTGATCATTCCCCTTGTATTATACAAGATTCTACTACTTCTTTTGCTGGGAGAAAGAGCTTCAAATTTTTTAACATGTGGAGTAAAGTTCCTGAATTCTTACCCTGTGTTCAACACATTTGGAATACTAAGTGGCAGGGTACCAAAATGTTTCAAGTGGGTACCAAAATGTTTCAAGTAGTCATGAAATTGAATAGTTTGAAACAACCCTTGAAAAATTTGAACAAGTATTTGTTTGCTGACATTGAAAATAGCACAACTCATGCTTGGAAGGTCCTGGATGCCATTCAAACTGCCCTGCATATGAACCCTACTGATTCTGTTCTTATTTATCAGGAAAGAGAAGCTCTCAAAACTTATAGAGATCTTCAAACAGCCTGTGATAGCTTCCTCCTTCAGAAATCTAAGGCAACCTGGGTTAATCAAGGGGACAATAATACCAAATATTTTCATAGTATCCTGAAGAATAGACATGTCCAATCAAAAATTTTCAGGATTACTGATGCTGAGGGGCATACTCATACTGATAGGGATAAAATTCAACAAGCTTTTCTCAGTTATTATCACCATTTGCTTGGAACTACTgctcactagtagaaaaaacaccTATTGCATCAGTTGATTTACGTCGATTTTACAAAAACTGACGCAAAAAGTACTTAGTTTCGGCGGAAATGCAATCTCGCAAACTATGTGCTCCAAACCATTTGGGGACTTTTTACATTCATTTCAAGGTACATTTtctacttttcatttcattgtatTCAatatttatgcatttttgtgTCTGTTGTGGAATGCTTGTACTGCATTAGCTTACTCTTTTGATAGAAGGCTACATATTTCAGTACTCGATTCATCTTTAGCTTTCACCCTGCCCTTGCTTAAAGTTGTCTTTGGTCCAATGAATATTCGACAAATTGTTTATGTGCTCGATATTTTGTCTGTCTCATTTCTAACCAATCGTCTACTTTTTCATGTTGGGTAAGTAATGATaaataaaagtaaattactaTTACTCTTGGTACGATGGGTGATATCACTGATGGAGTTCACTAATTGAGACGAAACTGACTCAGTGAGGATGAAAGGGCGTAGAAATTAACTAGTTGCATTGAAATTCCCACTTGTATGTGGTCAAACACGACCCACAAGCAAATGTGAACAATGTGTGCCGAGACTCGAGAGTTTATATAGGGGTACTACTTTTTCTGATAGATGGTTGAGATTTATAAGATTTATCAGTGATCAGCCATAAATAATTCTACGAAATTTTTGTTACGAGTGTACTTATCTGCTTTTCCTGAGTGACTGAGATTTTTTGGTTACAGAATTGTAGAGGTCATGAAAGCATATGAGATGAACCCGTTCCTACATTTTTCGGTTTTATGTCTATGGATACCGCTGCTGCTGGCATATGGCTTGGTATAACTCCGAACTGACAAAGTGTGTTTTTTTGTGAGACCGTCTTAGACGTCAAATCAACCAAAATATCTTTACTTCAGTTTTATGCTAGTTTTTTCAATCATATGTTCATGTTATTCAGTTGTGTTGATGAGGGCGTTAAGGCTTGTAATTTTTCTGTTTCccgacacttttttttttcttttgcaacTGTCAAGGGAATTCGCCGTGTGATGCGGGGTCGAGAGTGTATTTTTGATGTCTAAAAATCATGGTAACATTCTTCTGCCTTGCTTTTGATCAACCCAACACCGTATTTTTTATGTATATTTGATGGCAGGTTTGATATACAAGCACCGTATAGGGCCGTGAGTAGTGTTGTACAAAGATGCAGCTTATTATTGATGCTACTGTTTGATTTATCGCGTCGTATCCTTGTATTTAGTTCACTTAGTGCATAGGATATTGTGTTGCTTTTATGTGTTCGCTTCCCAACTCCTAATCTAGCTACATAGTCGTCGTCTTCTTCACACTTGATCAACTATTGCACCTCTATTTAGCAAGTTTTTAGCCTttttgatatgttcattttatatatatacttttactcctcattttagctcggtttctattatttttcatactttaattagtatatttttgagctaattttgtgttctaggtgtattgttgtgtttgttacggttttgtaggaatctaagcatttagaggctttttcctatgattttgtacaccaagttcactaagctaaacaaggccaAATATTGGACTAAGTGTGTGAAGGTTGcttgggttttgcatgaagattagtggattgaagtaaggaattacaaatgaagccaaatgtaaagtcaagcccaaaatgaaggtccatattaaggtgcaagcattggatgccaaaagagcttaggatgctaggaatttagagcattaccgggtgattaaggagcattaaaaCACGAGCATAGAGATTCCTCACGTAATTAATCAAGAATTAAGGCGATTAACCGaggaacacacgaccccgatcggggccgcccaaccccgatcggggccatatGCTCATTGAATTCTTACGTTTTgctcttcctctcctataaataggagaggtattccaaggttttaggcatccaattttacgtccaagtttacttacaataagcctcaagcattatattttctctcattagttttcattttaatttataAGTTGTTAAGCATTCCATAGTTAATATTTCAACATTTTGTACTACAAACTATTGTTCAAGCATTTGatattcaagcttttggttaattgttcttccatataagttCTCCTTTATAAGGTATTTTCAATTCcaagtttacaatttacattaTTGTTTCAGTTATCACATAGTTATTATAATCAAGTATCTCATTTTACATTAGCATTGTTCTTTTCACATGTTATATCATCTAATTAATATAAATCATATAACCATACTTAATatttcttataatttagtttgcaattcacattttagtatgagtagctaaatttcctagtttaaaggctaggggagccatgcaaaatcaaatatataacatgattaaataagttcataataatattgttcaattgtttccatcacatgtttgctttgttacgcttaatctttgattatcggccgtagtcgtagattaaatttgttcattcgttctaaagtcaagaggcacagaattgaattagactaagcatgtgtggtaggacgacctagtcatgaacgagagtttttctagggcccggtctatggttgatactaatgccgtaaggtgggtatctttaagcctaagcaattgacaaaattattagtatcaagtttatcatgttcatatgtttacctttgcatgagtgacccgaaccctttagactatcttttatcatattatttacattgcatttttattaatcatcaaccaaacaaaccaaacccaaatcgtaatcgaccttgataaaaatctacccatagcaattcacgatgtaactcccgtttccttgtgttcgacccctattactacattaatttgtgtctagggaaattatctttgcataggtacgcgataaacctatcaaattttggcgccgttgccggggaaacggttttattgcattttgaattgtcgatttttatcttgttttcctttgtcttggggaacacttgttccttgagaccgttacttatcacttctctagaaattgttgtcttatgcccagttCCTCACGCAagggagaattgctttcaccggattccgatcccgagagAACCTTTTGGAGAAGACGACAGTTTTGGAAGGGAGTGAAACAAGCCTCTTCTCCCGTACAAgccgaaagtgctagaaagtcttacttagacgatctagaagccctagaagaggaggaggtttcaagttcatcatctccaccaccatcaccatatactaccaaaaagatgatgaaactttccgatcactcaaagcccaccgcggccatgcttccggccggaatcacaaccactcaaatcaccgcaccggacttcgagatcaaaccggctttcattagacctgtggagaggaagcaatttgagggaagtcctttggaggatcccaatttgcatgtgcaaaacttttgtgactattgctccatgatccgtcaaacgggcgtcagCCAAGCCCAATAAGGGAAATACttctccctttctctttgaaggacaaggccaagttttggatcaatagccttgaccgcaccgccatgggaatcaccaattgggagactttggctctagccttctatcaaaagttttttccaccggagaaaactcaaactttgaggagccaaattacCGGATTctgtcaacaagctcttgagagcttatatgaggcttgggagagatacaaagagcttcaaagacaatgcccacattatgggctagatgattggtttatagcaataacattctaaaatggatgttgtgccgagtcccaaaggattcttgattccgccaacaatgggccgtttgatcaaattgacaccgaccttgctcatgccacgatcgaataTATGGCGGTCAAttatgcccaatatgtcaattctcgagttgtgccatccaaaggtaaagaagaatcctctaacaactccgttttgctagcccaaattgccttactccaacaacaattggcggaaagggATGCTAGAGATTCCATTCAACAAGTCAATGCCATGTCCTCAACAAGCCAAATCGTTATGTGTGAAGGTTGCGGtggtgcgggtcattatgccgctcattgccaagctcccattgaagaggtaaatgccttTCTACCTTTAAGACAAAATGCACAAAAtgcttatccaccgggtacattctcaaacacatataacccaaattcaagatttcacccgaatatgtcttatagaagcaacaatgtgctaaatcctcaaccataacaaccaacacaacaaaatgcctatgtccttcaacaacaaaaatatatccctccaccgggttatcaaaatcaacaaaggcccccacaaaacaatttccAACAAAATAAACCTCCACCACAAAATGCCCAACAAAACAACCAAGAGGGAGGTAAGCTTGAGGGCTTGATAATCCGTATGCAaaaggaattgttggctcaaCTCCAAAAATGAGCAACCTCAAAATGCCACGATTAAAATGTTGGAACAACAAATGGCACAAttggcctcatctagctcttcaaggaaatcgggtcaactacctcctcaaggtgagcaaccacatgctactcttaatgctatctccttaataagtggtacgaaatatgatgggccatccatgcccAAAGATGATGAGGAGGTACTTGTTGAGTTGG is a genomic window containing:
- the LOC141632661 gene encoding uncharacterized protein LOC141632661; the protein is MKITEINTAFQFHCTMVYAFNDTIARKDLWSDVSTYSANITGPWLLCGDCNCVLTPTEILGGQTTIEEMEDFQACVDHCALLDSPATGSFYTWNKKQDPSTRVYSRLDRVLVNQEWLQARPDAYANFFNEGYFDHSPCIIQDSTTSFAGRKSFKFFNMWSKVPEFLPCVQHIWNTKWQGTKMFQVGTKMFQVVMKLNSLKQPLKNLNKYLFADIENSTTHAWKVLDAIQTALHMNPTDSVLIYQEREALKTYRDLQTACDSFLLQKSKATWVNQGDNNTKYFHSILKNRHVQSKIFRITDAEGHTHTDRDKIQQAFLSYYHHLLGTTAH